The Halogeometricum rufum genome has a segment encoding these proteins:
- a CDS encoding beta propeller repeat protein translates to MTRHRNDDGFLAFFRQYAQTWVHTVSTAALTAFGLLTFVNRLFAVVAIAAYVLPPVVQYVRRPTGEAAEIDDADETSEPAEPTAERQTEASVESGGADEEGTEAVTGDDADGDGEAGSDTGNTAADDDDEADSDDADGGDGTEPAWTAATVPTDGTLLDAAITADGAYAVGEGGVVVARDSDGDEWDALLSDGPGAGSNDLRGVDGVDGGGVWVAGDGGAVGRIDPDTGRHTDHSAPDGDTSAISGVAATDDGGAETVLLTDGSGRVRRGRYRDGELSWADPTKPGSGSSIAGVELDEDVGHVCDTGGGAFRTSDAGRTFESLGFEADGTAADVTSREAGDVRTVLVATDDGAVHRYDGSAWTPASVAEGPLLAVAAGDSGDVAAGEAATYERFDSSAWSRAELPAVESIRGVAVRGSGAVAVGDGGAVVERTA, encoded by the coding sequence ATGACGCGCCACCGGAACGACGACGGGTTCCTCGCGTTCTTCAGGCAGTACGCGCAGACGTGGGTCCACACCGTCTCGACGGCCGCACTGACCGCCTTCGGGTTGCTGACGTTCGTCAACCGCCTGTTCGCCGTCGTCGCCATCGCGGCGTACGTCCTCCCGCCGGTGGTCCAGTACGTCCGGCGACCGACGGGCGAGGCGGCCGAAATCGACGACGCCGACGAGACGAGCGAACCGGCAGAACCGACCGCCGAGAGGCAGACCGAAGCGTCCGTCGAGTCCGGAGGCGCCGACGAGGAGGGAACCGAGGCCGTCACCGGCGACGACGCCGACGGCGACGGTGAGGCCGGGAGCGACACCGGGAACACCGCCGCCGACGACGACGATGAGGCCGATAGCGACGACGCCGACGGCGGCGACGGGACGGAACCGGCGTGGACGGCCGCCACCGTCCCGACGGACGGGACGTTGCTCGACGCCGCGATTACCGCGGACGGCGCGTACGCCGTCGGCGAGGGCGGGGTCGTGGTCGCCCGCGATAGCGACGGCGACGAGTGGGACGCCCTCCTCTCGGACGGGCCGGGCGCGGGGTCGAACGACCTCCGCGGCGTCGACGGCGTCGACGGCGGCGGCGTCTGGGTCGCCGGCGACGGCGGCGCGGTAGGTCGCATCGACCCGGACACCGGCCGGCACACCGACCACTCCGCCCCCGACGGGGACACGAGCGCGATCTCCGGCGTCGCGGCGACGGACGACGGCGGCGCGGAGACGGTCCTCCTGACGGACGGGTCGGGGCGCGTCCGCCGCGGACGCTACCGCGACGGCGAACTCTCGTGGGCGGACCCGACGAAACCGGGAAGCGGGTCGAGCATCGCCGGCGTCGAACTGGACGAGGACGTCGGCCACGTCTGCGACACCGGCGGCGGTGCGTTCCGGACGTCGGACGCCGGACGGACGTTCGAGAGCCTCGGATTCGAGGCGGACGGGACGGCCGCCGACGTGACGAGTCGTGAGGCGGGCGACGTGCGGACGGTCCTCGTCGCCACCGACGACGGTGCGGTCCACCGGTACGACGGGTCGGCGTGGACGCCCGCGTCGGTGGCCGAGGGGCCGTTGCTCGCCGTCGCCGCCGGCGACAGCGGGGACGTCGCCGCCGGCGAAGCGGCGACGTACGAGCGGTTCGACTCGTCGGCGTGGTCGCGCGCGGAACTCCCCGCCGTCGAGTCGATTCGGGGCGTCGCCGTCCGCGGGTCCGGGGCCGTCGCCGTCGGTGACGGCGGGGCGGTCGTAGAGCGGACGGCGTGA
- a CDS encoding DUF7282 domain-containing protein, whose protein sequence is MQRALTVFVTLVVLVGTVPAGVAATSATQQSSDASVSFAAQTSGGSTVVVENVTLSEGGFVTIHDASVAEGNVLGSVVGSSAYLDAGTHENVTVHLDEPLRESGAFVAMPHFDTDGDRVYDFVADNGETDGPYTANGSAVVSQANVTVSATVSMSDQPTDGASVVVDRVELSQGGFVTVHDATVTEGAVFESIRGTSDYLAPGVHENVRVTLDVPVEENATLVPMAHMDTDGDQNYTFPESEGEADGPYTANGSAVVDTAAVTPSDTASVAFSEQVTGGHAVVVDSTFLPEGGFVTVHDATVTEGAVFESIRGTSDYLAPGLHRNVVVTLDAPVNNSTTLVPMAHMDTDGDQNYTFPESEGEADGPYTADGSAVVAPANVTVSASVEMAAQASDGHSVVVDRVDLSEGGFVTVHDASLFAGEVEGSILGTSDYLAPGVHENVTVTFAEPIRASQTLVPMAHMDTDGDQNYTFPEADGPYTANGSAVVDTTHVSVNAVVTASDQTTDGETVTIDSVTLHDGGFVTVHDATVTEGAVFESVRGTSDYLAPGTHENVTVELDAPLNETTTIVPMAHMDTNGNEVYDFVTSEGAEDGPYVARGGAVVATAEATLEGEMNGTETEMSETEMGQEADTEMASETAMSGQSETTDTSMPGFGVAGALVALVAAALLAVLRD, encoded by the coding sequence ATGCAACGCGCACTCACAGTGTTCGTCACGCTGGTCGTGCTCGTCGGAACCGTTCCGGCGGGCGTGGCCGCGACGTCCGCGACGCAGCAGTCGTCGGACGCGTCAGTATCGTTCGCCGCCCAGACGTCGGGCGGTTCAACCGTCGTCGTCGAGAACGTCACGCTCTCGGAGGGCGGGTTCGTCACCATCCACGACGCGAGCGTCGCCGAGGGCAACGTCCTCGGGAGCGTCGTCGGGTCCTCGGCGTACCTCGACGCGGGGACGCACGAGAACGTCACCGTCCACCTCGACGAACCGCTCCGCGAGTCGGGCGCGTTCGTCGCCATGCCGCACTTCGACACCGACGGTGACCGCGTCTACGACTTCGTCGCCGACAACGGCGAGACGGACGGTCCGTACACCGCGAACGGCAGCGCCGTCGTCTCGCAGGCGAACGTCACCGTCTCCGCGACGGTGTCGATGTCCGACCAGCCCACCGACGGCGCGTCCGTCGTCGTGGACCGCGTCGAACTCTCGCAGGGCGGGTTCGTCACCGTGCACGACGCGACGGTGACCGAGGGTGCGGTGTTCGAGAGCATCCGCGGTACCTCCGACTACCTCGCGCCCGGCGTCCACGAGAACGTCCGCGTGACGCTCGACGTGCCCGTCGAGGAGAACGCGACGCTGGTGCCGATGGCGCACATGGACACCGACGGCGACCAGAACTACACCTTCCCCGAGAGCGAGGGTGAGGCCGACGGCCCCTACACCGCGAACGGCAGCGCCGTCGTCGACACCGCCGCGGTGACGCCGTCCGACACCGCGAGCGTCGCCTTCTCCGAGCAGGTCACCGGCGGCCACGCCGTCGTCGTGGACTCGACGTTCCTGCCCGAGGGCGGGTTCGTGACGGTGCACGACGCGACGGTGACCGAGGGTGCGGTGTTCGAGAGCATCCGCGGCACCTCCGACTACCTCGCGCCCGGCCTGCACCGGAACGTCGTCGTCACGTTGGACGCGCCGGTGAACAACTCCACGACGTTGGTGCCGATGGCGCACATGGACACCGACGGCGACCAGAACTACACCTTCCCCGAGAGCGAGGGTGAGGCCGACGGCCCCTACACCGCTGACGGCTCCGCCGTCGTCGCGCCGGCGAACGTCACCGTCTCGGCGAGCGTCGAGATGGCCGCGCAGGCGTCCGACGGCCACAGCGTCGTCGTTGACCGCGTCGACCTCTCGGAGGGCGGATTCGTCACCGTCCACGACGCCTCCCTGTTCGCGGGCGAAGTCGAAGGGAGCATCCTCGGCACCTCCGACTACCTCGCGCCCGGCGTCCACGAGAACGTCACCGTGACGTTCGCCGAGCCCATCCGCGCGTCGCAGACGCTCGTGCCGATGGCGCACATGGACACCGACGGCGACCAGAACTACACGTTCCCCGAGGCTGACGGGCCGTACACGGCCAACGGGAGCGCGGTGGTCGACACGACGCACGTCTCCGTGAACGCCGTCGTCACCGCGTCCGACCAGACGACCGACGGAGAGACGGTCACCATCGACTCCGTCACGCTCCACGACGGCGGATTCGTCACCGTGCACGACGCGACGGTGACCGAGGGTGCGGTGTTCGAGAGCGTCCGCGGCACCTCCGACTACCTCGCGCCCGGCACCCACGAGAACGTCACCGTCGAACTCGACGCGCCCCTGAACGAGACGACGACCATCGTCCCGATGGCGCACATGGACACGAACGGGAACGAAGTGTACGACTTCGTCACCAGCGAGGGCGCAGAAGACGGTCCGTACGTCGCCCGCGGCGGCGCAGTCGTCGCCACGGCCGAAGCCACCCTCGAGGGCGAGATGAACGGAACCGAGACGGAGATGTCGGAGACGGAGATGGGTCAGGAGGCCGACACCGAGATGGCCAGCGAGACGGCGATGAGCGGCCAGTCCGAGACCACCGACACCAGCATGCCCGGCTTCGGCGTCGCCGGCGCACTCGTCGCACTCGTCGCTGCGGCGCTTCTGGCCGTCCTTCGCGACTGA
- a CDS encoding pyridoxamine 5'-phosphate oxidase family protein, whose translation MRRTGPWSADEAAAFLRESTVPVRLACRTPSDQLWMLSLWYEWVEGDDGPELCCATSAGADVVGFLRANDGVAFEVSTNDPPYRGVRGRGTATIEPDEGKTLLRTLLERYLGGTENELATFLLGADREEVRIRVSPARLHSWDYTDRMRDVSGADE comes from the coding sequence GTGAGACGAACCGGTCCGTGGTCGGCGGACGAGGCGGCGGCGTTCCTCCGCGAGTCGACGGTCCCCGTCCGTCTGGCGTGTCGGACGCCGTCGGACCAGTTGTGGATGCTCTCGCTGTGGTACGAGTGGGTCGAGGGCGACGACGGGCCGGAACTGTGTTGCGCGACGAGTGCCGGCGCTGACGTGGTGGGCTTCCTCCGCGCGAACGACGGCGTCGCGTTCGAGGTGTCGACGAACGACCCGCCCTACCGCGGCGTCCGCGGGCGCGGGACGGCGACGATAGAGCCAGACGAGGGGAAGACGCTGTTGCGGACGCTTCTGGAGCGATATCTCGGCGGGACGGAGAACGAACTCGCGACGTTCCTCCTGGGCGCCGACCGCGAGGAGGTGCGCATCCGCGTCTCGCCCGCGCGCCTCCACTCGTGGGACTACACCGACCGGATGCGCGACGTGAGCGGGGCCGACGAGTAG
- the arcS gene encoding archaeosine synthase subunit alpha has product MTDHFEILGRDGAARLGELRLAESVTTPALADGVVEDAGSLWTAERDVPEGSDDVLTVLPHRSFPAGTDERVQESFAVDSPEVDFPSASVVTAETAENTGADAYILSNAQGFVGHASAFRDAVVAAKEALPADTALYLSGVATPRNVSTLAYAGVDLVDGKLARVKGRQGMYLTTESEYFLEDLDELPCTCAACRTPREEFTREDCATHNVNVLRAELATVRRRIRDGRLRDYVEGQARHDQWLTAAFREFDQQYGYLEERTPVIRNAEISAATSDTIRRVEIQRFAERVTTRYRNRFDNPLVLVPCSATKPYSESQSHSQFHDAIQFRAHVASMTSPIGVVPTELELTYPAQHYDSVVTGRWSEDEKGFVASVLRRYLERNDYPRVVAHVPDHGYRDICERVESEVDVPFEYTVEDHPTTTDSLANLMSTLQGELKYAKRERQHNTVKAIADYQFGPDAGEDLFADADVRMNSRYPKLQVWNGDGEQLATMVPQYGVLSFTLAGARVWSESDAPTKRVEIDNFAPHGSVLAPGVVDADDDIRVGDEVVVEGPKAFAVGRAEMFGAEMAESTRGVAVEVRHVEEK; this is encoded by the coding sequence ATGACCGACCACTTCGAGATTCTCGGGCGCGACGGGGCCGCCCGACTCGGCGAACTCCGACTCGCGGAGTCCGTGACGACGCCCGCCCTGGCGGACGGTGTGGTGGAGGACGCCGGGAGTCTCTGGACCGCCGAGCGAGACGTTCCCGAGGGCTCCGACGACGTGCTGACGGTGCTCCCGCACCGGTCGTTCCCCGCCGGCACGGACGAACGCGTGCAGGAGTCGTTCGCCGTCGACTCGCCCGAGGTGGACTTCCCCTCGGCGTCCGTCGTCACGGCGGAGACGGCCGAGAACACGGGTGCTGACGCCTACATCCTCTCGAACGCGCAGGGCTTCGTCGGCCACGCCTCGGCGTTTCGCGACGCCGTCGTCGCCGCGAAAGAGGCGCTTCCCGCCGACACCGCCCTCTACCTCTCCGGCGTCGCCACTCCGCGGAACGTCTCGACGCTCGCCTACGCCGGCGTGGACCTCGTGGACGGCAAACTCGCCCGCGTGAAGGGCCGGCAGGGGATGTACCTCACCACCGAGAGCGAGTACTTCCTCGAAGACCTGGACGAACTGCCCTGCACCTGTGCGGCCTGTCGGACCCCCCGCGAGGAGTTCACCCGCGAGGACTGCGCGACGCACAACGTGAACGTCCTCCGGGCGGAACTGGCAACCGTCCGCCGCCGCATCCGCGACGGCCGCCTGCGCGACTACGTCGAGGGGCAGGCCCGCCACGACCAGTGGCTGACCGCCGCGTTCCGCGAGTTCGACCAGCAGTACGGCTACCTCGAGGAGCGGACGCCGGTGATTCGGAACGCGGAGATTTCGGCGGCCACGTCCGACACCATCCGCCGCGTCGAGATTCAGCGGTTCGCCGAACGGGTGACGACGCGGTACCGAAACCGGTTCGACAACCCCCTCGTCCTCGTCCCGTGTTCGGCGACGAAGCCCTACAGCGAGTCGCAGAGCCACAGCCAGTTCCACGACGCGATTCAGTTCCGCGCCCACGTCGCGTCGATGACCTCTCCCATCGGCGTCGTCCCGACGGAACTGGAACTCACCTACCCCGCCCAGCACTACGACTCCGTCGTGACGGGCCGGTGGTCCGAGGACGAGAAGGGGTTCGTCGCGAGCGTCCTCCGGCGCTACCTCGAACGCAACGACTACCCGCGGGTCGTCGCGCACGTGCCCGACCACGGCTACCGCGACATCTGCGAACGCGTCGAGAGCGAGGTGGACGTGCCGTTCGAGTACACCGTCGAGGACCACCCGACGACGACGGACTCGCTGGCCAACCTGATGTCCACGCTGCAGGGCGAACTGAAGTACGCGAAGCGAGAGCGTCAGCACAACACGGTGAAGGCCATCGCCGACTACCAGTTCGGCCCCGACGCGGGCGAGGACCTGTTCGCCGACGCGGACGTGCGGATGAACAGCCGCTACCCCAAACTGCAGGTGTGGAACGGCGACGGCGAGCAGTTGGCGACGATGGTGCCGCAGTACGGCGTCCTCTCGTTCACGCTCGCCGGCGCGCGCGTCTGGAGCGAGTCGGACGCGCCGACCAAGCGCGTCGAGATAGACAACTTCGCGCCGCACGGGAGCGTCCTCGCGCCCGGCGTCGTGGACGCGGACGACGACATCCGCGTCGGCGACGAAGTCGTCGTCGAGGGGCCGAAGGCGTTCGCCGTCGGCCGCGCGGAGATGTTCGGCGCGGAGATGGCCGAGAGCACCCGCGGCGTCGCCGTCGAAGTGCGCCACGTCGAGGAGAAGTAG
- a CDS encoding helix-turn-helix transcriptional regulator: MITPVEDIEFLARSAHRVNALGALAAGGQSRDDLREAIGASNATVGRLLNEFDKRTWITRDGHRYELTPLGEFIATGFFALVERFETEHSIRDIWQWFPTDLGFTIEMFSGATVTLQDDRNPYCPNSRYAELIETSESLREMGTVLHKPENVRTVMERAVAGMEVELVFPSDVMTAMVEYAPELANEAVKSGNLVLLVSDELPGGFWIFDERVGMCCRDPETELSRAVIDTSTTGARAHAQSLYDAYRREATPFNPAAVFVAS; this comes from the coding sequence ATGATAACGCCAGTCGAAGACATCGAATTCTTGGCTCGTTCAGCACACCGCGTGAACGCGCTCGGCGCACTGGCGGCGGGCGGCCAGAGTCGCGACGACCTGCGGGAGGCGATCGGAGCCTCGAACGCCACGGTCGGACGCCTCCTCAACGAGTTCGACAAGCGAACCTGGATTACGCGGGACGGTCACCGATACGAACTGACACCACTCGGTGAGTTCATCGCCACCGGATTCTTCGCTCTCGTGGAGCGATTCGAGACAGAGCACTCGATCCGCGACATTTGGCAGTGGTTCCCAACCGACCTCGGTTTCACCATCGAGATGTTCTCTGGGGCGACCGTCACACTGCAGGACGACCGGAACCCCTACTGTCCGAACAGCCGCTACGCCGAACTCATCGAGACGTCAGAGTCGCTCCGGGAGATGGGAACGGTACTTCACAAGCCGGAGAACGTCAGAACGGTGATGGAGCGTGCTGTCGCCGGCATGGAGGTCGAACTCGTCTTCCCGAGCGACGTAATGACGGCCATGGTCGAGTACGCTCCCGAACTCGCGAACGAGGCGGTGAAGAGCGGGAATCTCGTTCTTCTGGTCTCCGACGAGCTCCCTGGTGGGTTCTGGATCTTCGACGAGCGTGTCGGCATGTGCTGTCGCGACCCCGAGACGGAACTCTCCAGGGCCGTCATCGACACCAGCACGACCGGGGCGCGGGCGCACGCGCAGTCGCTCTACGACGCGTACAGACGCGAGGCGACCCCGTTCAACCCCGCCGCTGTGTTCGTCGCGAGCTGA
- a CDS encoding alpha/beta fold hydrolase: MPTIQCHGAELYYEDHGGGDPIVFLHGATAGLRYFEPQLAGLSNEYRTLAVDFRGHGRSEKTELGHTLSQYARDVHEFLLQLDLDDVVIAGWSMGAIVSWEYIRQFGIDRVRAMVDVDMEPSPMKRDDYDYGSYGRDDLEQAINQVQTDPLGLLDEQATAMLKEKPSRELRNLILDEGSRTPPAIQGTLMFGLLYLHDYRDVLRSIDVPALVCAGADEKWRSVESVEHTAELLPESRFELFEDSGHCITIEEPERFNQILGEFISSL; this comes from the coding sequence ATGCCAACCATCCAGTGTCACGGAGCGGAACTGTATTACGAAGACCATGGCGGTGGCGACCCCATCGTTTTCCTCCACGGAGCAACGGCGGGCCTCCGGTACTTCGAACCACAATTGGCCGGTCTCTCGAACGAATACCGAACCCTTGCCGTCGATTTTAGAGGCCACGGACGCTCAGAGAAGACCGAACTCGGTCACACGCTCTCACAGTACGCCCGTGATGTACATGAGTTTCTCCTCCAACTCGACCTCGATGACGTCGTCATCGCCGGGTGGTCGATGGGGGCAATCGTTTCGTGGGAATATATCCGCCAGTTTGGGATCGACCGGGTTCGGGCCATGGTCGATGTCGACATGGAGCCCTCACCGATGAAACGCGACGACTACGACTACGGTAGCTACGGGCGTGATGATCTTGAACAGGCGATCAACCAGGTTCAAACGGATCCGCTTGGCCTCCTCGATGAGCAAGCGACGGCAATGCTCAAGGAGAAGCCATCGCGTGAGCTTCGCAATCTCATCCTTGACGAAGGATCTCGAACTCCACCAGCGATTCAGGGGACTCTCATGTTTGGACTCCTGTACCTGCACGATTACCGGGACGTGCTCCGCTCAATCGATGTCCCGGCGCTAGTGTGTGCTGGAGCAGACGAGAAATGGCGGAGTGTGGAGTCCGTCGAACACACCGCAGAACTCCTCCCGGAGTCCAGATTCGAACTGTTTGAAGACAGCGGACACTGCATCACCATCGAGGAGCCCGAACGGTTCAATCAGATACTTGGTGAGTTCATCAGCTCTCTCTGA